One Thermoanaerobaculia bacterium genomic region harbors:
- a CDS encoding DUF2203 domain-containing protein, translating into MSASRQSRIFTFEEARSLLPQVREITRDAIEQLAAIQLAIDDTESGERELSHEELQRAAAELLDRWAAKIREIGAEVKGPWLVDFDSGGGYYCWKWPEEGLDFFHSYEEGFSGRLPIQ; encoded by the coding sequence ATGAGCGCCTCGCGCCAATCCCGCATCTTCACTTTCGAGGAGGCCCGAAGCCTCCTTCCGCAGGTGCGCGAGATCACCCGCGACGCGATCGAACAGCTCGCCGCGATCCAGCTCGCGATCGACGACACCGAATCCGGCGAGCGAGAGCTCTCCCACGAGGAACTGCAGCGCGCGGCGGCGGAGCTCCTCGACCGATGGGCCGCGAAGATCCGCGAGATCGGCGCGGAAGTGAAGGGACCCTGGCTCGTCGACTTCGATTCCGGCGGAGGCTATTACTGCTGGAAGTGGCCGGAAGAGGGGCTCGATTTCTTTCACTCCTACGAAGAGGGCTTCTCCGGCCGTCTCCCGATTCAATAA